The stretch of DNA ATTCCTGGTGAATATAAGCTTCAAAGTACCGCGATTGTATGCAATGAAGGAAAAGAAGAAACGAAGGTTTTTGTGACAAACCGGGGGGACCGGCCCGTGCAGGTGGGTTCCCACTTTCATTTTGCAGAAGTGAATCAGGCACTCGAATTTGAACGCGAGAAAGCGCTTGGTAAACGGCTGAACATTCCCGCAGGCACGGCAGTCCGTTTTGAACCGGGAGACGGCAAGCCGGTTGCGCTCGTTCCGTTTTCCGGCGAGCGGCGCGTATACGGGTTAAACAATCGCGTGAATGGTGCGCTTGATGGGGAGGAAGAGGCATGAGTTTTCAAATGTCACGCCGACAGTATGCGGATATGTTCGGGCCCACAACCGGTGACTGTATCCGTCTGGCAGATACAGATCTCTTTATCGAAATTGAAAAAGATTACACGGTGTATGGGGATGAAGTGAAATTCGGCGGGGGG from Domibacillus sp. DTU_2020_1001157_1_SI_ALB_TIR_016 encodes:
- a CDS encoding urease subunit beta yields the protein MIPGEYKLQSTAIVCNEGKEETKVFVTNRGDRPVQVGSHFHFAEVNQALEFEREKALGKRLNIPAGTAVRFEPGDGKPVALVPFSGERRVYGLNNRVNGALDGEEEA